In Canis lupus dingo isolate Sandy chromosome 1, ASM325472v2, whole genome shotgun sequence, a single genomic region encodes these proteins:
- the RPS19 gene encoding 40S ribosomal protein S19 isoform X1: protein MPGVTVKDVNQQEFVRALAAFLKKSGKLKVPEWVDTVKLAKHKELAPYDENWFYTRAASTARHLYLRGGAGVGSMTKIYGGRQRNGVMPSHFSRGSKSVARRVLQALEGLKMVEKDQDGGRKLTPQGQRDLDRIAGQLPTRSIRTNAGLINCLIRSAGPSLLIGWSSSVWRPKEGALHHCAALPSLVKGGLGVPWVAAAPIATKTQGPALPVQRLLPQPGWLQTWRLLPLLPHPAFAVFR from the exons gtctgggaagCTGAAAGTCCCTGAATGGGTGGACACTGTCAAGCTGGCCAAGCATAAAGAGCTTGCTCCCTACGATGAGAACTGGTTCTACACGCGAGCTG CTTCCACAGCACGGCACCTGTACCTCCGGGGCGGCGCTGGGGTCGGCTCCATGACTAAGATCTACGGGGGACGTCAGAGAAACGGGGTCATGCCCAGCCACTTCAGCAGAGGCTCCAAGAGCGTGGCCCGCAGGGTCCTCCAAGCCCTAGAGGGGCTGAAAATGGTGGAAAAGGACCAAGATGG GGGCCGCAAACTGACACCTCAGGGACAGCGGGATCTGGACAGAATCGCCGGACAG CTGCCAACAAGAAGCATTAGAACAAATGCTGGGTTAATAAATTGCCTCATTCGTAGTGCTGGTCCCAGTCTCTTGATTGGCTGGTCCTCTTCAGTTTGGAGGCCCAAGGAGGGAGCACTGCATCACTGCGCCGCACTTCCTTCCCTCGTGAAAGGGGGGCTaggggtcccctgggtggctgcAGCACCAATAGCCACTAAAACCCAAGGCCCAGCCTTGCCAGTTCAAAGACTTCTCCCGCAACCGGGGTGGCTCCAGACCTGGAGgctcttgcccctcctcccacatcctgcctttgcagttttcagatga